The proteins below come from a single Alnus glutinosa chromosome 9, dhAlnGlut1.1, whole genome shotgun sequence genomic window:
- the LOC133877199 gene encoding aquaporin PIP2-7, whose product MAKDVEVAEQGEYSAKDYHDPPPAPLIDHEELGKWSFYRALIAEFIATLLFLYITVLTVIGYKSQTDPKINTDECGGVGILGIAWAFGGMIFVLVYCTAGISGGHINPAVTFGLFLARKVSLVRALLYMVAQCLGAICGCGLVKAFQKSHYTRYGGGANELQAGYNKGVGLGAEIIGTFVLVYTVFSATDPKRSARDSHVPVLAPLPIGFAVFMVHLATIPITGTGINPARSFGAAVIYNKDKAWDDQWIFWVGPFIGAAIAAFYHQFILRAGAIKALGSFRSNA is encoded by the exons ATGGCAAAGGACGTTGAGGTTGCGGAGCAAGGAGAATACTCGGCAAAAGACTACCATGACCCTCCTCCGGCACCTTTGATCGACCATGAGGAGCTGGGAAAGTGGTCTTTTTACAGAGCTCTTATAGCGGAGTTCATCGCCACCCTTCTTTTCCTTTACATCACAGTTTTGACTGTGATTGGCTACAAGAGCCAGACTGATCCCAAGATCAACACCGATGAATGTGGTGGGGTTGGCATTCTTGGCATCGCTTGGGCCTTTGGCGGCATGATCTTCGTCCTTGTTTACTGCACCGCCGGTATATCTG GAGGACACATTAACCCGGCCGTGACCTTCGGGCTGTTCCTGGCGCGCAAGGTGTCGCTCGTCCGGGCGTTGTTGTACATGGTAGCACAGTGCTTGGGTGCAATCTGCGGTTGTGGGCTGGTCAAGGCCTTCCAGAAGTCTCACTACACCAGGTACGGAGGTGGGGCCAACGAGCTCCAAGCTGGGTACAACAAGGGCGTCGGATTGGGGGCCGAGATCATCGGTACCTTTGTTCTTGTCTACACTGTCTTCTCAGCCACCGATCCTAAGAGGAGCGCAAGAGACTCCCATGTTCCT gttttgGCTCCGCTCCCTATCGGATTCGCTGTGTTCATGGTCCATTTGGCCACAATCCCAATCACTGGCACTGGTATCAACCCAGCAAGAAGTTTTGGAGCCGCAGTGATCTACAACAAAGATAAGGCCTGGGATGACCAA tggattttctgggttggACCTTTTATTGGAGCTGCCATTGCTGCCTTCTACCACCAATTCATCCTTAGAGCAGGAGCCATTAAGGCTCTAGGATCCTTCAGAAGCAATGCTTAA
- the LOC133876809 gene encoding uncharacterized protein LOC133876809, which produces MSPMVSFLLFFSFLTILAINARAQDRAPHGVAYENPMALSPSAYDFFHPTTQKPKTEDPCHASSCSPLPIAAQVVEATPAHESRDLSPRNGNRVGAGGIAGIVFGLVFAVLLTMGVYYVTITRRANMTRTNSVQPDA; this is translated from the coding sequence ATGTCTCCCATGGTTTCTTTTTtgctcttcttctctttcctgACTATTCTCGCCATTAATGCTAGAGCTCAAGACAGAGCCCCTCATGGGGTTGCTTATGAAAACCCAATGGCCCTTTCGCCATCAGCATATGACTTCTTCCATCCAACCACGCAAAAGCCCAAGACCGAAGACCCTTGTCACGCATCCAGTTGCTCCCCATTGCCTATCGCAGCACAGGTAGTGGAAGCCACTCCAGCGCACGAGAGCAGAGACTTATCGCCCCGCAACGGCAACAGAGTGGGCGCTGGTGGCATTGCTGGCATTGTGTTTGGCCTTGTATTTGCTGTGCTTTTGACTATGGGCGTCTACTATGTAACCATCACGCGTCGAGCCAACATGACTCGAACCAATTCTGTTCAGCCTGATGCCTGA